Proteins encoded within one genomic window of Halocatena marina:
- a CDS encoding exodeoxyribonuclease VII large subunit, producing MGVESQTENQATGELASLQNTLDSEQVTFSDTLADEIEAAVDETSSLHRYDYVVGVVSNYFIKENHVHFDIVHRNTPLHCVIFEQRRSSVTTDLEEGMKVAITGDVGFHAPKNYCSIEATNVVVIEENRPQRFYEKIPMFVLIVLVGLFLILLLFGGYLVLS from the coding sequence ATGGGTGTCGAATCTCAGACAGAGAACCAAGCAACTGGAGAGCTTGCATCGTTACAAAACACGCTCGATAGTGAACAGGTCACGTTCTCAGATACGCTCGCTGATGAGATTGAAGCCGCGGTTGACGAGACCAGTTCCCTCCATCGGTACGACTATGTGGTTGGAGTGGTCTCCAATTACTTTATCAAGGAAAATCACGTTCACTTCGACATCGTTCATCGGAATACGCCCCTCCACTGTGTAATCTTCGAACAGCGACGGTCGTCTGTCACGACTGATCTCGAAGAAGGAATGAAGGTCGCGATCACTGGCGACGTCGGGTTCCATGCGCCAAAGAACTACTGCTCGATTGAAGCCACAAACGTCGTCGTTATCGAAGAAAACCGCCCTCAACGGTTTTACGAGAAGATTCCGATGTTCGTGTTGATCGTCCTTGTTGGATTGTTCTTGATACTGTTGCTGTTCGGCGGTTATCTCGTGCTGAGTTGA
- a CDS encoding S8 family serine peptidase: MANHNRRKFLQLTGVALGTGLVGTNIATGTPNENTRFLIDLREVSRTDVPSDIEIIHDISQIDLLAARGDASSVGDAAATTPDLTVYQDDAGPVVERSGPSVDEGDRNHNHDGPPKNSEYQWDKRIQNVGDLTDKPGGGTFIHDTTKGAGSRVAVVDTGVYDAHPDLADVVNDELSENFTTDQYDWRPNGAGDHGTHVAGTIAATNSNNGPDGGVLGTAPETEIVAHRVFSGVEEEGATTGDTVAALAAAADKGCDVANFSVGYINYDIEKHPELLEIKEVYRRLTEYVRAKGMVFVNSAGNDSVNMSKENMLSLPTEVKGIFGVSATGPIGCGWGGKHSDNEEKWLTGNRLEEPTTEPAFYTNYGNAVDVSAAGGNADLEALNGGVEGAERDLVYSTIYKTDASGNTVAGYGWKAGTSMAAPQVTGAVALIRSLRPTASVEEIEMLIRETASSAPGGETYHGAGHLDLKRLIKRARK; this comes from the coding sequence ATGGCAAACCATAACAGACGAAAATTCCTCCAATTGACGGGTGTAGCTCTTGGAACTGGTCTCGTGGGTACAAACATCGCAACAGGAACTCCAAATGAGAATACACGGTTCCTCATCGATCTGCGAGAGGTATCACGCACCGACGTGCCGAGTGATATCGAAATCATTCACGATATCTCCCAAATCGATCTGCTAGCGGCTCGTGGCGATGCAAGTTCGGTCGGCGACGCAGCAGCGACCACACCGGATCTGACGGTGTATCAAGACGATGCAGGCCCAGTGGTCGAACGCAGCGGACCGTCAGTCGATGAAGGTGATCGAAATCACAACCACGATGGTCCACCAAAAAATAGCGAGTATCAGTGGGACAAACGCATCCAAAATGTTGGCGATCTAACTGATAAGCCTGGTGGTGGCACTTTTATTCACGATACGACGAAAGGGGCAGGATCCCGTGTAGCGGTTGTTGATACCGGCGTTTATGACGCTCATCCCGACCTCGCTGATGTTGTCAATGATGAGCTTTCAGAGAATTTCACCACGGATCAGTACGATTGGCGGCCGAATGGGGCTGGTGATCATGGTACGCACGTCGCTGGAACGATCGCTGCAACGAATAGTAACAATGGTCCCGATGGTGGAGTTCTTGGCACTGCACCCGAAACCGAGATTGTCGCGCATCGTGTGTTCTCCGGGGTCGAAGAAGAGGGGGCTACGACTGGAGACACGGTCGCAGCGCTCGCTGCAGCGGCAGATAAAGGGTGTGATGTTGCGAACTTCAGCGTTGGGTACATAAACTACGACATCGAGAAACATCCCGAACTACTAGAAATCAAAGAGGTTTATCGCCGGCTGACTGAGTACGTCCGCGCGAAAGGTATGGTCTTTGTGAACTCCGCAGGAAACGACTCAGTCAACATGAGCAAAGAAAATATGCTGAGTCTCCCAACTGAAGTCAAGGGCATTTTCGGCGTTTCCGCAACAGGTCCAATCGGCTGTGGTTGGGGCGGCAAGCACAGCGACAATGAAGAGAAGTGGCTCACAGGAAATCGACTGGAGGAGCCAACGACTGAGCCTGCGTTCTATACGAACTACGGGAATGCGGTTGATGTCAGCGCTGCTGGCGGGAACGCTGACCTCGAAGCACTCAACGGTGGTGTTGAAGGAGCAGAGCGAGACCTTGTCTACTCGACCATCTACAAGACTGACGCGAGTGGAAATACAGTTGCGGGCTATGGCTGGAAAGCGGGCACCTCGATGGCTGCTCCGCAAGTCACTGGAGCAGTTGCACTTATCCGCTCGCTTCGACCTACTGCCAGTGTCGAGGAGATCGAAATGCTCATCAGAGAGACAGCAAGCAGTGCGCCCGGTGGTGAAACCTATCATGGGGCAGGACATCTAGATCTCAAACGTCTCATCAAACGCGCCCGAAAGTAA
- a CDS encoding DUF1931 domain-containing protein encodes MADLIVKAGVRDSTDANVSADFYDALDEEVHNLIEDAARRASDNNRKTVQARDL; translated from the coding sequence ATGGCAGATCTTATTGTCAAAGCTGGAGTTAGAGATTCAACCGACGCCAACGTCTCAGCTGACTTTTATGACGCTCTCGATGAGGAAGTCCACAACCTCATCGAAGATGCGGCTCGACGTGCCTCTGACAATAACCGCAAAACTGTCCAGGCACGCGACCTCTAA
- a CDS encoding PadR family transcriptional regulator — translation MSTTVADLDEPSVVPELTAFQLRILTILSEEARYGLAIKRELEAYYDSEVNHGRLYPNLDDLVEMGLVEKSELDKRTNEYALTENGHDAIVTQLSWVFSQFVTDDSRAQEIKDLVNAVQ, via the coding sequence ATGTCGACGACAGTAGCAGACCTCGATGAACCGAGCGTTGTTCCCGAACTGACCGCATTCCAACTTCGAATCCTCACTATCCTCTCCGAAGAGGCGCGCTACGGACTGGCGATCAAGCGCGAACTCGAGGCGTACTACGACTCGGAGGTCAACCACGGTCGACTCTACCCCAACCTCGACGATCTCGTCGAAATGGGACTCGTCGAGAAAAGCGAACTCGATAAGCGAACCAACGAATACGCACTCACCGAGAACGGTCACGATGCCATCGTCACCCAACTCTCGTGGGTGTTCTCACAGTTCGTCACCGATGACAGCCGCGCTCAAGAGATCAAGGACCTCGTCAACGCAGTCCAGTAG
- a CDS encoding YdcF family protein, with protein MRDYATERGIPPKKIRLDDNAQDTKGNGYFTRRIVDSIDGTVEDIYLVSSCVHANRAKYIFRQCFGDEHRIDTSHCIETDDSANSAEKIARLRQSDREFFEQITPGDVDAVQRRLAESHDYYSWLSE; from the coding sequence ATGCGAGACTATGCCACTGAACGTGGGATCCCCCCGAAAAAGATACGCTTGGACGACAACGCGCAAGACACAAAAGGAAACGGATACTTCACCCGCCGAATCGTCGATTCTATTGATGGTACTGTTGAAGATATCTATCTCGTTAGTTCGTGTGTTCACGCAAACCGAGCAAAGTACATATTCAGACAGTGTTTTGGCGACGAGCACAGAATCGACACGTCTCACTGTATCGAGACAGACGATTCTGCGAATTCTGCTGAAAAAATTGCACGTCTTCGACAGAGTGACCGAGAGTTCTTCGAACAGATCACACCCGGCGATGTTGACGCAGTTCAGCGACGACTCGCAGAGAGTCACGACTACTACAGCTGGTTGTCAGAATAG
- a CDS encoding M48 family metallopeptidase codes for MNWAFVRYLHVKMVVLLFLISVSGLAAAIATGFIVCLAGLSLLLLVPNPSQLLRAPVIVISVGIATSGVIGVVLWSERNATEHAIATVNARPMKDEYPQTRALVQSLAQQADVPMPTLFVAQTQTPLSMTTGVRPSSAQVIVSEALLNSLPDEELEAVFAHELAHIKNRDVAVMTVAALPFGAAQRVLELLFGPTTGVKHGEPSRASYADHLVALGLFFVFPVWIFAHLLTASFSRTREFTADRGAVAITGNPAALAVALERIDMALADRPSSDLRRIEIAAFAIIEPPFSTPQGLLPIRSLLRRAFATHPPTAERIERIQALRTQCD; via the coding sequence ATGAATTGGGCGTTTGTCCGATACTTGCACGTGAAAATGGTCGTGTTGCTCTTTCTGATAAGTGTGTCTGGTCTCGCGGCAGCGATAGCTACTGGGTTCATCGTCTGTCTTGCGGGACTCTCGCTGCTTTTACTCGTCCCAAATCCGTCCCAGCTACTCAGGGCACCCGTTATTGTCATAAGCGTTGGTATCGCAACTAGCGGCGTCATTGGGGTGGTGCTCTGGAGTGAGCGAAACGCAACAGAGCACGCTATTGCGACTGTTAATGCTCGACCCATGAAAGATGAATATCCCCAGACACGTGCGCTCGTCCAGTCGCTCGCCCAGCAAGCCGACGTACCGATGCCTACTCTCTTTGTCGCTCAGACACAGACGCCATTATCAATGACAACTGGGGTTCGTCCGAGCAGTGCTCAAGTTATCGTGAGTGAAGCCCTTCTGAATTCACTTCCTGATGAGGAGCTTGAGGCTGTTTTTGCTCACGAACTCGCCCATATCAAAAACCGCGATGTTGCTGTGATGACCGTCGCAGCTCTTCCGTTCGGTGCTGCTCAGCGAGTCCTCGAACTGCTGTTCGGACCGACCACCGGTGTAAAACACGGTGAACCGAGTCGTGCGAGTTACGCCGATCACCTCGTGGCACTTGGTCTCTTCTTCGTTTTTCCGGTCTGGATATTCGCACACTTGCTGACGGCATCATTCTCACGAACACGTGAGTTCACCGCTGATCGAGGAGCCGTCGCCATCACTGGTAATCCAGCTGCGCTTGCAGTTGCCCTTGAGCGCATTGATATGGCGCTTGCTGACCGTCCGTCGTCCGATCTCAGACGTATAGAGATTGCTGCTTTCGCTATCATCGAACCACCTTTCTCGACTCCGCAGGGACTGCTTCCTATCCGATCTCTACTACGGCGTGCGTTCGCTACGCATCCACCGACAGCTGAGCGTATTGAGCGTATTCAAGCACTGCGAACCCAATGCGATTGA
- the uvsE gene encoding UV DNA damage repair endonuclease UvsE yields the protein MTRYGYAVENVTLRKEGIRTNRGMQKATFEERGLDYAGKLTEQNCRDLKRIIVWNHNHDIYYYRITSDLIPWFDQYELDDLPNTEIIKHHLAEVGRFACKHDIRLTFHPSHFVKLASPDESVVERSVTDLENHGTIFDVMGLSQTPYNAIDIHIGAHYGDKEATGRRFCKHFEQLSPAVQKRLTVENDDTESLWSVPELIDAVYDRIGIPITYDDLHHQFTSRRLTRCEALRRATKTWETTPIIHYSESRRLHRADSSIRPQSHSDYITGPIRTYGTDADVMIEAKQKELAVLRYRDANSSTGSN from the coding sequence ATGACGCGCTACGGCTATGCGGTCGAGAACGTCACCCTCCGGAAAGAAGGTATTCGAACGAATCGAGGGATGCAGAAAGCTACGTTCGAAGAGCGTGGACTCGACTACGCCGGAAAGCTCACAGAACAAAACTGTCGTGATCTCAAGCGCATCATTGTGTGGAACCACAATCATGATATCTACTACTATCGGATTACCTCCGATCTCATCCCGTGGTTTGATCAGTACGAACTCGACGATTTGCCAAATACTGAGATAATCAAACATCACCTCGCAGAAGTCGGGAGGTTCGCGTGCAAGCACGATATCCGTCTCACATTCCATCCGAGCCACTTTGTGAAACTAGCAAGTCCCGATGAATCTGTCGTCGAGCGGTCGGTGACGGATTTAGAGAATCACGGTACGATATTCGATGTGATGGGACTCTCACAGACACCGTACAACGCGATCGACATCCACATCGGCGCGCACTACGGCGACAAAGAAGCAACCGGCAGGCGTTTTTGTAAACATTTCGAGCAACTCTCACCAGCAGTGCAGAAACGATTGACAGTCGAGAACGACGACACTGAATCACTCTGGAGTGTTCCAGAGCTGATCGACGCGGTGTATGATCGTATTGGAATCCCGATCACATACGATGATCTCCATCATCAGTTCACGAGCCGGCGACTGACGCGCTGCGAAGCGCTCAGACGCGCGACTAAAACGTGGGAGACGACACCAATCATCCACTACAGCGAATCTCGACGCCTGCACAGGGCTGATTCCTCGATCCGACCCCAAAGCCACAGCGACTACATCACAGGACCAATCCGTACCTACGGAACGGATGCCGACGTAATGATCGAAGCAAAACAAAAGGAGCTGGCGGTACTCCGCTATCGTGACGCCAATTCATCGACAGGATCGAATTAA